In one Silene latifolia isolate original U9 population chromosome 10, ASM4854445v1, whole genome shotgun sequence genomic region, the following are encoded:
- the LOC141607925 gene encoding replication protein A 70 kDa DNA-binding subunit A-like, producing the protein MAPRSYSLINELRPTPPDNEDSGSNNWKIRVRVTRLCKVYRPTNKSELLYVSTVLIDEEGGYVEATIPGYFWKRFEPQICDRKIHILKNFEFIPNRTAYRVVSDNKIMLKFFYSTFAKAMALEDSTIPIHRFDFVPFDNLDHRRDNHYILTDLYGVVIDEKPGNNCFAIEIENEVGDRVRITLWDQCLANYHLQKEKLTGSNVPTVAVVTSLTVKNYNGYNSISTSSSSSLYLNLDFPEVNTLTTIYSEKSGDFKHKAAIDEITQKDISTLLEYAETEYKKDLICYCTAKVKCIPREKPWNYQSCFGCTSKPRHKASGLWCDTCKKPSETQTIRYRIELKVQDDTSTTSFVIFDKEAKKLIGQDALTLFDSQPIEDEDDEDYNHVPDLLFNTFVGKELCFKIKVADYNHGLKRRKSFNVIDISEKCFNETVNGEHTQPKRSRQVHIVDESDDEGSSSTSKNKKTRHEEVDLIDLKED; encoded by the exons ATGGCACCGAG ATCTTATTCGCTCATCAATGAACTAAGACCAACACCTCCTGACAACGAAGACTCCGGCAGTAACAATTGGAAAATCAGGGTTCGTGTGACAAGATTATGCAAAGTTTATCGTCCAACCAACAAATCTGAGCTTCTTTATGTTTCTACGGTCCTCATAGATGAAGAG GGAGGGTACGTGGAGGCAACCATCCCAGGTTATTTCTGGAAACGCTTCGAACCACAAATTTGTGATAGAAAAATCCATATCCTCAAAAACTTTGAGTTTATCCCAAATAGGACCGCTTATCGTGTTGTAAGCGATAACAAGATTATGCTGAAATTCTTTTACTCTACTTTTGCCAAGGCCATGGCATTAGAAGATAGTACTATTCCTATTCATAGATTCGACTTTGTTCCATTCGACAATCTAGACCATCGGCGTGATAACCACTATATACTTACTG ATCTATACGGAGTTGTTATCGACGAGAAACCCGGAAACAATTGTTTTGCAATAGAGATTGAAAATGAAGT GGGTGATCGCGTAAGAATTACTCTATGGGATCAATGCCTTGCCAACTACCATCTACAAAAAGAAAAACTTACTGGTTCTAACGTACCCACCGTAGCTGTCGTTACATCTCTCACAGTAAAGAACTATAATG GATACAACAGTAtatcaacttcctcatcaagtaGTCTATACCTCAATCTAGACTTCCCTGAAGTGAATACACTGACTACAATTTATAGTGAAAAGAGTGGGGATTTCAAACACAAAGCAGCTATAGACGAAATCACCCAGAAAGATATATCAACCCTCTTAGAGTATGCAGAAACTGAGTACAAAAAG GATCTTATATGTTATTGTACCGCTAAAGTAAAATGTATCCCAAGAGAAAAACCTTGGAATTACCAATCATGCTTTGGGTGCACCAGTAAGCCACGTCATAAGGCATCTGGCCTATGGTGTGATACTTGCAAGAAGCCAAGTGAAACTCAGACAATCAG GTATCGTATCGAGTTAAAAGTGCAAGATGATACCTCTACTACATCTTTCGTCATATTTGACAAAGAAGCTAAAAAACTTATTGGTCAAGATGCTCTTACCTTATTTGATTCCCAACCAATTGAGGACGAGGATGATGAAGACTACAATCATGTTCCGGATCTGCTTTTCAACACCTTCGTTGGAAAAGAATTATGTTTCAAAATAAAGGTTGCTGATTATAATCATGGTcttaaaagaagaaagagcttCAACGTCATTGACATATCAGAGAAGTGCTTCAATGAG ACTGTCAACGGAGAACATACACAACCAAAACGCTCAAGACAAGTTCATATTGTGGACGAATCAGATGACGAGGGGTCGAGCAGCACTTCAAAAAACAAGAAGACAAGACACGAGGAGGTTGACTTAATAGATCTCAAGGAAGACTGA